The Candidatus Omnitrophota bacterium genomic sequence CACCATGCCCCGGCTCCGGGTATTGTCTTTATGACTTTGTTTTCAGCGATGTCGGGGGAGCTTTCTTTCTGGCTCGCGCCTGAATTCAGCGAGCTTTTTTGAAGAGCGTCTTTCGCTTCCTCAAGCGTGAGGCCTTTCAGGTCGGGCACGGCGATGCTGAAAGAGCCGCCGGAGATCCACGCGTCAATTGTCTTTCCTGATTTTAAAAGAAAACCCGCCGCGGGGCTCTGGCGGAAGATACTGCCTTTTTCACCCGATGCCGTGAATTCCTGTCCGGCCACATTGAGTTTGAAATTTTTGGAAGCCGCGAAAAGTCCGGCGAATTCCGGGCTTTTACCCGACAGGTCGGGGACGGGGGATGCTTTTCTGA encodes the following:
- a CDS encoding PASTA domain-containing protein, with the protein product MKFHHYLIVIILSFLISCASYILLSEGYVSTPDIFRKASPVPDLSGKSPEFAGLFAASKNFKLNVAGQEFTASGEKGSIFRQSPAAGFLLKSGKTIDAWISGGSFSIAVPDLKGLTLEEAKDALQKSSLNSGASQKESSPDIAENKVIKTIPGAGAW